In a genomic window of Glycine max cultivar Williams 82 chromosome 13, Glycine_max_v4.0, whole genome shotgun sequence:
- the NIC2 gene encoding CLAVATA3/ESR (CLE)-related protein NIC2 precursor — translation MANAKQVLCLILLVLLFAKFESRSLEAFIERKKTPPKGCSRQLIEKSQLLKASFAKATPFTNPIISKRLSPGGPDHKHH, via the coding sequence ATGGCCAACGCAAAGCAAGTACTATGCCTAATTCTGTTGGTGCTTTTATTTGCCAAGTTTGAAAGTCGTTCACTTGAGGCATTCATAGAGAGGAAGAAGACCCCACCCAAAGGTTGTTCACGTCAATTGATTGAAAAATCACAGCTCCTCAAGGCAAGTTTTGCAAAAGCAACTCCTTTTACAAATCCTATCATCTCCAAAAGACTAAGCCCTGGAGGGCCTGATCACAAACATCACTAA